One genomic segment of Phycisphaerae bacterium includes these proteins:
- the ispE gene encoding 4-(cytidine 5'-diphospho)-2-C-methyl-D-erythritol kinase, producing MALRPRLRQVDGELLVRAAAKLNLSLAVGALRPDGYHAFESLMTTITLSDTLRVCRSDPGIRITCDDPAVPTDSRNLIYRAASLLAWYGRVSPAVAIHLEKHIPMQAGLGGGSADAAAALVGLNELWDLHLNPERLGEVAAVLGSDVKFFLLGPMAICRGRGELVEPLDGWDFWAVVIQPVERLATEQVYRYHRVSDPCCLGLADDLARELPGQRASEAAERFRNDLEAAAFRANQDLGKLREELESLSETPVRLSGSGTAMFAILDSRDQADRLRRRINRSHPHLATWLVRNNPW from the coding sequence GTGGCGTTAAGACCGCGTCTTCGGCAAGTCGACGGCGAGTTGTTGGTTCGTGCCGCGGCCAAGTTGAATCTCTCGCTGGCCGTGGGCGCATTGCGTCCCGACGGCTATCACGCCTTCGAAAGCCTGATGACCACCATCACTCTGTCTGACACGCTGCGCGTCTGCCGGTCGGACCCGGGAATCCGGATTACCTGCGACGACCCGGCCGTACCCACCGACAGCCGCAACCTGATCTACCGGGCCGCCTCGCTGCTGGCTTGGTACGGAAGGGTCAGCCCGGCCGTAGCGATTCATCTCGAAAAACACATTCCCATGCAGGCCGGGCTTGGAGGCGGCAGTGCGGACGCCGCCGCGGCCCTGGTGGGTCTCAACGAGCTCTGGGATCTCCACCTGAACCCGGAGCGCCTCGGCGAAGTCGCCGCGGTGCTGGGTTCGGACGTCAAATTCTTCCTCCTGGGCCCCATGGCGATCTGCCGGGGTCGAGGTGAGTTGGTGGAACCGCTGGACGGCTGGGACTTCTGGGCCGTGGTCATCCAGCCGGTCGAGCGGTTGGCGACAGAACAGGTATACCGTTACCATCGGGTGAGCGATCCCTGCTGTTTGGGACTGGCTGACGATCTGGCGCGAGAGCTTCCGGGCCAACGAGCCTCCGAAGCGGCGGAGCGTTTCCGCAACGATCTGGAGGCCGCGGCCTTTCGCGCCAATCAGGATTTGGGCAAGCTTCGTGAGGAACTTGAATCGCTGTCGGAAACGCCCGTCCGGCTGTCCGGATCGGGAACGGCCATGTTCGCGATCCTCGACTCTCGCGACCAGGCCGATCGACTGAGGCGGCGGATCAATCGCTCACACCCGCATCTGGCCACCTGGTTGGTCAGAAACAACCCATGGTGA
- a CDS encoding zinc-ribbon domain-containing protein, whose amino-acid sequence MQVTEVKVKLVDIRAERLKAFCTVTLDGEFVVRDIKVIDGASGPFVAMPSRKLADKCPRCGAKNHLRAKFCNECGTRLPDARVPKDDTGRVKLHADVAHPINPQCRQRIQDAVLDAYEKELERSKSPDYVPTRMDEDYGYDTGHEPEERGGTAKH is encoded by the coding sequence ATGCAAGTAACCGAAGTGAAGGTCAAGCTGGTGGACATCAGGGCCGAACGCCTCAAGGCTTTCTGCACCGTCACGCTGGACGGAGAGTTCGTGGTTCGCGACATCAAGGTGATTGACGGTGCGTCGGGCCCCTTCGTGGCCATGCCCTCCCGCAAGCTCGCCGACAAGTGCCCGCGATGCGGCGCCAAGAACCATCTGCGGGCCAAATTCTGCAACGAGTGCGGAACCCGCCTGCCCGACGCCCGCGTTCCCAAGGACGATACCGGGCGCGTCAAGCTTCACGCCGACGTGGCGCACCCGATCAACCCCCAGTGCCGTCAGCGGATTCAGGACGCGGTCCTGGACGCCTATGAAAAAGAATTGGAGAGGTCCAAGTCTCCGGACTACGTCCCCACCCGCATGGACGAAGACTACGGATACGACACAGGGCACGAGCCCGAGGAACGCGGCGGAACCGCCAAGCACTGA
- a CDS encoding dihydropteroate synthase — protein MIIIGEKINATRKQVGAAIEARDRHAVADLASIQAQAGAAYLDINGGHPTGEIETVRWLLEIVQETVNLPVVLDSANPKAIQEGLKLVKQKPIINSVSLEKDRLEQYLPLVKDHECGVIALLMSDAGVPTSLDDRKQRAEELIGKLQDAGKKIDEIYVDPCFLAVYTEANAGLDVLQAIRWMRQKWPQLHITGGVSNSSYGLPKRKWVNQAYLVLAIGAGLDSVIIDPTVEGTLPLVMAAEVILGLDQMGMNYIEAGRSDRI, from the coding sequence AACGCGACGCGCAAACAGGTCGGAGCGGCCATCGAGGCCAGGGATCGCCACGCCGTCGCGGACCTGGCCAGCATCCAAGCCCAAGCCGGCGCCGCCTACCTCGACATCAACGGCGGACATCCCACCGGCGAAATCGAAACCGTCCGCTGGCTCCTCGAAATCGTCCAGGAGACCGTCAACCTTCCCGTGGTGCTCGACAGCGCCAATCCCAAAGCCATTCAGGAAGGCCTCAAGCTCGTCAAGCAGAAGCCCATCATCAACTCGGTCTCTCTCGAAAAGGACCGTCTCGAGCAGTATCTGCCCCTCGTCAAGGATCACGAATGCGGGGTCATCGCCCTGCTGATGAGCGACGCCGGCGTCCCGACCTCCCTCGACGACCGCAAGCAGCGGGCCGAGGAACTGATCGGCAAGCTCCAGGATGCCGGCAAGAAAATCGATGAAATCTACGTCGATCCCTGCTTCCTCGCCGTCTATACCGAGGCCAACGCCGGCCTCGACGTCCTCCAGGCCATCCGGTGGATGCGCCAGAAATGGCCCCAGCTTCACATCACCGGCGGCGTGAGCAACTCCAGCTACGGCTTGCCCAAACGCAAGTGGGTCAACCAGGCCTACCTGGTCCTGGCCATCGGGGCGGGTCTCGATTCGGTCATCATCGATCCCACCGTCGAAGGAACGTTGCCCCTGGTCATGGCCGCCGAGGTCATCCTCGGGCTCGATCAGATGGGAATGAACTATATCGAAGCCGGTCGGAGCGACAGAATCTGA